One genomic window of Gammaproteobacteria bacterium includes the following:
- the mutL gene encoding DNA mismatch repair endonuclease MutL: MRIKSLPDQLINQIAAGEVVERPSAVVKELLENSLDAGADQVSIEIEQGGVRLIKIRDNGSGLHHDDLSLALSRHATSKIGSLDDLEQVASLGFRGEALPSIASVSRLTLTSRSAASEQAWVLEGEGRERLPEVKPASHPLGTTLDVRDLFFNVPARRKFLRAEKTEFGHIDTVVKRIALSRFDVAFRLSHNGRQLFQWPVSDSTLGSERRVAGVCGEAFMQAARFFEHDAADLKLWGWLALPSFSRSQGDMQHFYVNGRVVRDKVISHAVRQAYADVLYHGRQPAFVLFLELDPRSVDVNVHPSKHEVRFRDSRRLHEFIRRTLKKVLADSRVGESEAAVLKATPLQQASEPLPRLSQQSALTLPSVKPSPSPSQLASQSRLYSELAKSLPFEKKGEKNQILEPKLAVQQEEHPLGYALAQLHGVYIVAQNNDGLILVDMHAAHERITYERLKTAYAEQGIAREPLLVPLSLNLSEAEVNAAEQHQSVFSELGFELDCIGAEQLRIRQIPALLHGSEVEKLVQDVLADLLMFGETERIQAAMNEVLSTMACHGSVRANRQLNLSEMNALLRDMEQTQRSGQCNHGRPTWTLLSMQELDTLFLRGR, translated from the coding sequence ATGCGAATCAAATCTCTGCCGGATCAACTGATCAATCAAATTGCCGCCGGAGAGGTGGTGGAGCGTCCCAGCGCGGTGGTCAAAGAGCTGTTGGAAAACAGCTTGGATGCCGGTGCGGATCAGGTCTCGATAGAGATTGAGCAGGGCGGTGTGCGGCTGATTAAGATCCGTGATAACGGTTCGGGCCTGCATCACGATGATCTGAGTTTGGCGTTGTCGCGCCACGCCACCAGTAAAATCGGTTCGCTGGACGATCTGGAGCAGGTGGCCAGTTTGGGTTTTCGCGGCGAGGCTTTGCCCAGCATTGCTTCGGTTTCGCGCCTGACCTTGACCTCCCGCAGTGCGGCCAGCGAACAGGCGTGGGTTTTGGAAGGCGAGGGTCGAGAGCGGTTGCCGGAGGTGAAACCGGCCTCTCATCCTCTGGGCACGACGCTGGACGTGCGCGATCTGTTTTTTAATGTTCCGGCGCGGCGGAAATTTCTTCGCGCTGAAAAGACCGAATTTGGTCACATTGATACGGTGGTCAAACGCATCGCCCTGAGCCGTTTTGATGTCGCCTTTCGTCTCAGCCACAACGGTCGCCAGTTGTTTCAGTGGCCGGTGTCCGACTCCACTTTGGGCAGTGAGCGGCGGGTGGCGGGGGTCTGCGGTGAGGCCTTTATGCAGGCGGCGCGTTTTTTTGAGCACGATGCCGCTGATCTAAAACTGTGGGGCTGGTTGGCGTTGCCGAGTTTTTCCCGCAGCCAAGGGGACATGCAGCACTTTTACGTCAATGGGCGCGTGGTGCGCGACAAGGTGATCAGCCACGCCGTGCGCCAAGCCTATGCCGATGTGCTCTACCACGGTCGCCAACCGGCTTTTGTGCTGTTTTTGGAGCTGGATCCGCGCAGTGTGGATGTCAATGTTCATCCGAGCAAACACGAGGTGCGTTTTCGGGATTCGCGCCGTCTGCATGAGTTTATTCGTCGCACTCTGAAAAAAGTGTTGGCCGACTCGCGGGTGGGGGAGAGTGAGGCGGCGGTGCTGAAAGCCACGCCGTTGCAACAAGCTTCTGAGCCGTTGCCGCGTTTGAGCCAGCAGAGTGCCTTGACGTTGCCCAGTGTAAAACCTTCCCCTTCACCTTCTCAGTTGGCCAGTCAAAGCAGGCTTTACTCTGAGTTGGCAAAATCGCTGCCATTTGAAAAAAAGGGTGAAAAAAACCAGATTCTGGAACCGAAATTGGCCGTGCAGCAAGAGGAGCACCCTTTGGGTTACGCGCTGGCGCAGCTGCATGGGGTCTATATTGTGGCGCAAAACAACGACGGTTTGATTTTGGTGGACATGCACGCCGCGCACGAGCGCATCACTTATGAGCGCCTGAAAACCGCTTACGCCGAGCAGGGCATTGCTCGTGAACCGTTGCTGGTGCCGTTGAGTTTGAATCTCAGTGAGGCCGAAGTGAACGCCGCTGAGCAGCATCAATCAGTGTTCAGTGAGTTGGGTTTTGAGCTGGATTGCATCGGCGCAGAGCAGCTGCGTATTCGCCAGATTCCGGCGCTGCTGCACGGCAGCGAGGTGGAAAAATTGGTGCAGGATGTGTTGGCGGATCTGCTTATGTTTGGTGAGACGGAGCGCATTCAAGCGGCCATGAACGAGGTGCTTTCTACCATGGCTTGTCACGGTTCGGTGCGCGCCAATCGGCAATTGAATCTAAGCGAGATGAACGCTCTGTTGCGCGACATGGAGCAGACGCAGCGCAGCGGCCAGTGCAATCACGGTCGTCCCACTTGGACGCTGCTTTCCATGCAGGAGCTGGATACGCTCTTTTTGCGCGGACGGTGA